A region from the Acuticoccus sediminis genome encodes:
- a CDS encoding carbohydrate ABC transporter permease, whose protein sequence is MLPIYWLINMSFKTTNEILGGFSPYPKNFTVDSYVEILTNPAWYMGYVNSMIYVVMNTVISVTVALPAAYAFSRYRFMGDKHLFFWLLTNRMAPPAVFVLPFVELYSSMGLFDTHWAVALAHCLFNVPLAVWILEGFMSGVPKEIDETAYIDGYSFPKFFVKIFMPLIASGIGVTAFFCFMFSWVEMLLAKNLTTVYAKPIAAVMTRTASTSGYELGLLAAAGVLTIIPGAIVIYFVRNYIAKGFALGRV, encoded by the coding sequence ATGCTGCCGATCTACTGGCTCATCAACATGAGCTTCAAGACGACGAACGAGATCCTCGGCGGCTTCAGCCCGTATCCGAAGAACTTCACCGTCGACTCCTACGTCGAGATCCTGACGAACCCGGCCTGGTACATGGGCTACGTCAACTCGATGATCTACGTGGTCATGAACACGGTGATCTCGGTCACGGTGGCTCTGCCGGCGGCCTACGCGTTCTCGCGCTACCGCTTCATGGGCGACAAGCACCTCTTCTTCTGGCTGCTGACCAACCGCATGGCGCCGCCCGCCGTCTTCGTTCTGCCGTTCGTCGAGCTCTACTCCTCTATGGGCCTTTTCGACACGCACTGGGCCGTGGCGCTGGCCCACTGCCTCTTCAACGTGCCGCTCGCGGTGTGGATCCTGGAGGGGTTCATGTCGGGCGTGCCGAAGGAGATCGACGAGACGGCCTACATCGACGGCTATTCGTTCCCGAAGTTCTTCGTGAAGATCTTCATGCCGCTGATCGCGAGCGGCATCGGCGTCACCGCGTTCTTCTGCTTCATGTTCTCCTGGGTGGAGATGCTGCTCGCGAAGAACCTGACGACGGTCTACGCCAAGCCCATCGCCGCGGTGATGACGCGCACCGCGTCGACCTCGGGCTACGAGCTGGGGCTGCTCGCGGCGGCGGGCGTCCTCACCATCATCCCCGGCGCGATCGTCATCTATTTCGTGCGAAACTACATTGCCAAGGGCTTCGCCCTGGGGAGGGTTTGA
- a CDS encoding ATP-binding cassette domain-containing protein, translating to MSFVEVRRLGVTYGEFPILERVSMDVAEGAMVTIVGASGCGKSTFLRILLGQERPTAGAVLIEGAPIAAEPDPDRGIVFQKCSVFPHLTVMENLTLPFEIETGGPFARLFGARRRAAREKAGAMMQRLGLTHAAGRWPAQLSGGMQQRLALGQALLRRPKILLLDEPFGALDPGTRREMQELLTELWRETGMTVFMVTHDIKEAFELGTRVLVFDKIRHDPQHPHAYGATITYDIPLKTPVPVEAPAPAAPHLTLVTDTNVKDVSHERPTRPPVPEGRRP from the coding sequence ATGAGTTTCGTTGAGGTGCGCCGGCTCGGCGTCACCTATGGCGAATTTCCGATCCTGGAGCGCGTCTCGATGGACGTCGCCGAAGGCGCGATGGTGACGATCGTCGGCGCGTCGGGCTGCGGCAAGTCGACGTTCCTGCGCATCCTCCTCGGTCAGGAGCGGCCGACCGCTGGTGCCGTCCTCATCGAAGGCGCGCCGATCGCCGCCGAGCCGGACCCGGACCGGGGCATCGTGTTCCAGAAGTGCTCGGTCTTCCCGCACCTCACGGTGATGGAAAACCTGACGCTGCCATTCGAGATCGAGACCGGCGGCCCGTTCGCCCGCCTCTTCGGTGCCCGACGCCGCGCCGCGCGCGAGAAAGCGGGGGCGATGATGCAGCGCCTCGGCCTCACCCACGCGGCAGGGCGCTGGCCGGCGCAGCTCTCCGGCGGCATGCAGCAGCGTCTGGCGCTCGGCCAGGCCCTGCTGCGCCGGCCGAAGATCCTGCTCCTCGACGAGCCTTTCGGCGCGCTCGACCCCGGCACCCGACGCGAGATGCAGGAGCTCCTGACCGAGCTCTGGCGAGAGACGGGGATGACCGTCTTCATGGTCACCCACGACATCAAGGAAGCCTTCGAGCTCGGCACCCGCGTCCTCGTCTTCGACAAGATCCGTCACGACCCGCAGCACCCGCACGCCTACGGCGCGACGATCACCTACGACATTCCCCTCAAGACTCCCGTCCCGGTGGAGGCGCCCGCTCCCGCGGCGCCGCATCTCACCCTCGTGACGGACACGAACGTGAAGGACGTCTCTCATGAACGACCAACCCGTCCGCCTGTCCCGGAAGGCCGGCGCCCGTAG
- a CDS encoding ABC transporter substrate-binding protein, which translates to MRNPVRTLLLTTVGAVALSAATPALADTAAAERWIDSTFKRSVLSRDEQMQEMQWFIDAAEPYRGMEINVLSETIPTHSWESEVLTKAFEEITGIKVNHQLLGEGEVVQAVQTQMQTNRNLYDAYINDSDLIGTHSRLQAAVNLSDWMSGDGKDVTSPSLDLEDFIGKDFTTGPDGKLWQLPDQQFANLYWFRKDWFDNPDYQAKFKAKYGYDLGVPVNWSAYEDIAEFFSNDVKEIDGVRVYGHMDYGKRAPDLGWRMTDAWLSMAGEGDPGLPNGRPVDEWGIRMDEGSCNPVGASVSRGGGTNSPAAVYAIAKWDEWLRAYAPPSAASYDFYQSLPALNQGNVAQQIFWYTAFTADMVKPKSEGNQTVDDEGMPLWRMAPSPHGPYWSEGMKVGYQDVGSWTFLKSTPEDRRKAAWLYAQFVTSKTVDTEKSHVGLTFVRDSTVNHESFTERAPALGGLVEFYRSPDRTRWTPTGVNVPDYPKLAQLWWQYIGDVNAGNYTPQVAMDRLAGEMDQIMARMQQADEKANVYGGCGPRLNEERDPQYWLDQPGAPKPKLENEKPKGETIAYEEIIKQWQ; encoded by the coding sequence ATGAGAAATCCCGTGAGAACACTCCTATTGACGACGGTGGGGGCGGTGGCGCTCTCCGCGGCGACGCCGGCACTCGCCGACACCGCCGCCGCCGAGCGGTGGATCGACTCGACGTTCAAGCGGTCGGTCCTCTCCAGGGATGAACAGATGCAGGAGATGCAGTGGTTCATCGACGCCGCCGAGCCCTACCGCGGCATGGAGATCAACGTCCTCTCCGAGACGATCCCGACCCACAGCTGGGAGTCGGAGGTCCTCACCAAGGCGTTCGAGGAGATCACCGGCATCAAGGTGAACCACCAGCTCCTCGGCGAGGGCGAGGTGGTGCAGGCGGTCCAGACGCAGATGCAGACGAACCGCAACCTCTACGACGCCTACATCAACGACAGCGACCTGATCGGCACCCACTCGCGCCTGCAGGCGGCCGTCAACCTGTCCGACTGGATGAGCGGCGACGGCAAGGACGTCACCAGCCCCTCGCTCGACCTCGAGGACTTCATCGGCAAGGATTTCACCACGGGTCCGGACGGCAAGCTGTGGCAGCTTCCCGACCAGCAGTTCGCTAACCTCTACTGGTTCCGCAAGGACTGGTTCGACAATCCTGACTATCAGGCGAAGTTCAAGGCCAAGTACGGCTACGACCTCGGCGTGCCGGTGAACTGGTCGGCCTATGAGGACATTGCCGAGTTCTTCTCCAACGACGTCAAGGAGATCGACGGCGTCCGCGTCTATGGCCACATGGACTACGGCAAGCGCGCGCCGGACCTCGGCTGGCGCATGACCGACGCGTGGCTCTCCATGGCCGGCGAGGGCGACCCGGGCCTGCCGAACGGGCGCCCGGTCGACGAGTGGGGCATCCGCATGGACGAGGGGTCGTGCAACCCGGTCGGCGCCTCGGTCTCGCGCGGCGGCGGCACGAACTCGCCGGCGGCGGTCTACGCCATCGCCAAGTGGGATGAGTGGCTGCGGGCCTATGCGCCCCCGTCGGCGGCGTCCTACGACTTCTACCAGTCGCTTCCGGCGCTCAACCAGGGCAACGTCGCGCAGCAGATCTTCTGGTACACCGCCTTCACCGCCGACATGGTCAAGCCGAAGTCGGAAGGGAACCAGACGGTGGACGACGAGGGCATGCCGCTCTGGCGCATGGCGCCGTCGCCGCACGGCCCGTACTGGTCCGAGGGCATGAAGGTCGGCTACCAGGACGTCGGCTCGTGGACCTTCCTGAAGTCCACCCCGGAAGATCGCCGCAAGGCCGCCTGGCTCTACGCCCAGTTCGTGACGTCGAAGACCGTCGACACGGAGAAGAGCCACGTCGGCCTCACCTTCGTGCGCGACTCCACGGTGAACCACGAGTCCTTCACCGAGCGCGCCCCGGCGCTGGGCGGCCTCGTCGAGTTCTACCGCTCGCCCGACCGGACGCGATGGACCCCGACGGGCGTCAACGTGCCCGACTACCCGAAGCTGGCCCAGCTCTGGTGGCAGTACATCGGTGACGTGAACGCCGGCAACTACACCCCGCAGGTCGCCATGGACCGCCTCGCCGGCGAGATGGACCAGATCATGGCCCGCATGCAGCAGGCCGACGAGAAGGCCAACGTCTACGGCGGCTGCGGTCCGCGCCTCAACGAGGAGCGCGACCCGCAGTACTGGCTCGACCAGCCGGGCGCGCCCAAGCCCAAGCTCGAGAACGAGAAGCCGAAGGGCGAGACGATCGCCTACGAGGAGATCATCAAGCAGTGGCAGTGA
- a CDS encoding agmatinase family protein, whose amino-acid sequence MNDQPVRLSRKAGARSRPAPARAHHPDFNARETRGWKALEAEDKLPGSAWAREQKWALEMGLPGAPSLEDRTIPTFARGELPHFAGINTFLKAPYVENIRDVAKYDAAVLGVPFDSGTTYRPGTRFGPQGIRRISALYTTYNYELGVDLREQMTLCDAGDVFTIPGNLEKSFDQISRGVGHVFASGALPIILGGDHSIGFPCVRGIAENTSKRIGIIHFDRHIDIQEKDLDERMHTTPWFWATNLPNVPAVNLVQLGIGGWQVPRPGAKEAFRRQTNVLTIEDIEEYGLEKTAEIALELAWKDADAVYISFDVDSLDCGFVPGTGWPEPGGFLPREALKILGLVCAPGICGLEVVEVSPPYDTSDITALMGVRVAVEALGSMCAHGTLGKHRSIIDKPIDYEKA is encoded by the coding sequence ATGAACGACCAACCCGTCCGCCTGTCCCGGAAGGCCGGCGCCCGTAGCCGGCCGGCGCCGGCGCGGGCGCACCATCCGGACTTCAACGCCCGCGAGACGCGCGGCTGGAAGGCGCTCGAGGCGGAGGACAAGCTGCCCGGCAGCGCCTGGGCGCGCGAGCAGAAGTGGGCGCTGGAGATGGGGCTGCCCGGGGCGCCCTCTTTGGAAGACCGGACGATCCCGACCTTCGCGCGGGGCGAGCTGCCGCACTTCGCCGGCATCAACACCTTCCTGAAGGCGCCCTACGTGGAGAACATCAGGGACGTCGCCAAGTACGACGCCGCGGTGCTCGGCGTCCCGTTCGATTCCGGCACCACCTACCGGCCAGGAACCCGCTTCGGGCCGCAGGGGATCCGCCGCATCTCCGCGCTCTACACGACCTACAACTACGAGCTCGGCGTCGACCTGCGCGAGCAGATGACCCTGTGCGACGCGGGCGACGTCTTCACGATCCCCGGCAACCTCGAAAAGTCGTTCGACCAGATCAGCCGCGGCGTCGGCCATGTCTTCGCCTCGGGCGCGCTGCCGATCATCCTCGGCGGGGACCACTCGATCGGCTTTCCCTGCGTGCGCGGCATCGCGGAGAACACCTCCAAGCGCATCGGCATCATCCACTTCGACCGTCACATCGACATCCAGGAGAAGGATCTCGACGAGCGGATGCACACGACGCCCTGGTTCTGGGCGACGAACCTTCCGAACGTGCCGGCGGTGAACCTCGTGCAACTCGGGATCGGCGGCTGGCAGGTCCCCCGCCCCGGCGCGAAGGAGGCATTCCGGCGCCAGACGAACGTGCTGACCATCGAGGACATCGAGGAGTACGGCCTCGAGAAGACGGCCGAGATCGCGCTGGAGCTCGCCTGGAAGGACGCGGACGCGGTCTACATCTCCTTCGACGTCGACAGCCTCGACTGCGGCTTCGTTCCCGGCACCGGCTGGCCCGAGCCCGGCGGCTTCCTGCCGCGCGAGGCGCTGAAGATCCTCGGCCTCGTCTGCGCTCCCGGGATCTGCGGCCTCGAGGTCGTCGAGGTCTCGCCGCCCTACGACACGTCCGACATCACCGCGCTGATGGGCGTGCGCGTCGCGGTCGAGGCGCTCGGGTCGATGTGCGCCCACGGCACGCTCGGCAAGCACCGGTCCATCATCGACAAGCCCATCGACTACGAGAAGGCCTGA
- a CDS encoding ABC transporter ATP-binding protein translates to MAEITLDHIRHAYGPTKSRDDYALKELDHVWTDGGAFALLGPSGCGKTTLLNIISGLLTPSEGRVLFDGRDVTMLPPEARNIAQVFQFPVVYDTMTVAENLAFPLKNRGVPKAKINERVSRIIDMLGLAEHAGKRAASLTADLKQKISLGRGMVRENVAAILFDEPLTVIDPHLKWQLRSQLKTLHREFGHTMVYVTHDQTEALTFADKVVVMTGGEVVQVGTPQDLFERPAHTFVGYFIGSPGMNVLPVAIDGEKAILDSGEIRLPGAVTPPPGAATSIGVRPEFVAVGDEGLPFAVTRVDDIGREKIVHGILAGHHVAAILPEGANVPAHPRASFRPEGINVYADDWRIEVAR, encoded by the coding sequence ATGGCGGAAATCACCCTCGACCACATCCGCCACGCCTACGGTCCGACGAAGAGCCGCGACGACTACGCGCTGAAGGAGCTGGACCACGTCTGGACCGACGGCGGCGCCTTCGCGCTGCTGGGGCCGTCCGGCTGCGGCAAGACCACGCTGCTGAACATCATCTCCGGCCTCCTCACGCCGTCCGAGGGGCGGGTGCTGTTCGACGGGCGCGACGTGACGATGCTCCCGCCGGAGGCGCGCAACATCGCCCAGGTGTTCCAGTTCCCGGTTGTCTACGACACCATGACCGTGGCCGAGAACCTCGCCTTCCCGCTGAAGAACCGCGGTGTGCCGAAGGCGAAGATCAACGAGCGCGTCTCCCGCATCATCGACATGCTCGGCCTTGCCGAACATGCGGGCAAGCGCGCCGCGAGCCTCACCGCGGACCTCAAGCAGAAGATCTCGCTCGGCCGCGGCATGGTGCGCGAGAACGTCGCCGCGATCCTCTTCGACGAGCCGCTGACGGTGATCGACCCGCACCTCAAGTGGCAGCTCCGCTCGCAGCTCAAGACGCTGCACCGCGAGTTCGGACACACCATGGTCTACGTCACCCACGACCAGACCGAGGCGCTGACCTTCGCCGACAAGGTCGTCGTCATGACCGGCGGCGAGGTCGTGCAGGTCGGCACGCCCCAGGACCTCTTCGAGCGCCCGGCGCACACCTTCGTCGGCTACTTCATCGGCTCTCCCGGGATGAACGTCCTCCCGGTGGCGATCGACGGGGAGAAGGCGATCCTCGACAGCGGGGAGATCCGCCTGCCGGGCGCGGTGACGCCGCCGCCAGGGGCGGCCACCAGCATCGGCGTCCGTCCCGAGTTCGTCGCCGTCGGCGACGAGGGGCTGCCGTTCGCCGTCACGAGGGTCGACGACATCGGCCGGGAGAAGATCGTCCACGGCATCCTCGCCGGGCATCACGTGGCGGCGATCCTTCCCGAGGGGGCCAACGTGCCGGCGCACCCGCGGGCCTCGTTCCGGCCCGAGGGCATCAACGTCTACGCCGACGACTGGCGCATCGAGGTGGCCCGATGA
- a CDS encoding DUF2160 domain-containing protein, whose product MLRRALLAAGFVLVAAPALAQAAEPTIAERLGLGWMAWTWQTAVFFASIAAALLLMTGWELVRPGGHPRDGALGLRTTRGDRLFISLLAAAYIHLGWLAVATGPLWIASIIAVVVAIVVFLVV is encoded by the coding sequence ATGCTGCGACGCGCGCTCCTCGCGGCGGGCTTCGTCCTCGTCGCCGCACCGGCGCTGGCGCAGGCCGCCGAGCCGACCATCGCCGAGCGCCTCGGGCTCGGCTGGATGGCCTGGACGTGGCAGACGGCGGTCTTCTTCGCCTCCATCGCCGCCGCGCTCCTCCTGATGACGGGGTGGGAGCTGGTGCGCCCCGGCGGGCACCCGCGCGACGGGGCGCTCGGCCTGCGCACCACTCGCGGCGACAGGCTGTTCATTTCGCTCCTCGCCGCCGCCTACATCCACCTCGGCTGGCTCGCCGTCGCCACCGGACCGCTGTGGATCGCCTCGATCATCGCGGTGGTCGTGGCGATCGTCGTGTTCCTCGTGGTGTGA
- a CDS encoding ABC transporter permease: MRLINRKPGRVVAILIGAIPFALAIGAYAVGSGIRRAENPADKLLPSLSAMAEAFVRMAFEADKRSGDYLLWVDTAASLERLFYGMAIAALLAVVIGAVIGILPLGRAFFSPFVAAFSLIPPITVLPILFIVLGLGEAAKVGLIVVGTAPLMIRAVAQAILDLPREEIIRAQTLGASSLQLTMRVVLPQMWPHLIRAVRMGLVPAWIFLVSAEAIAATEGLGYRIFLVRRYLAMDVIIPYVVWITVLAYVIDRVLAILSRRLFPWAHLTGDGL; encoded by the coding sequence ATGCGCCTCATCAACCGGAAGCCCGGCCGCGTCGTCGCCATCCTCATCGGCGCGATCCCGTTCGCGCTGGCGATCGGCGCCTACGCCGTCGGCAGTGGGATCCGCCGCGCCGAGAACCCGGCGGACAAGCTCCTGCCGTCGCTCTCGGCCATGGCGGAGGCCTTCGTCCGCATGGCCTTCGAGGCGGACAAGCGCTCCGGCGACTACCTCCTGTGGGTCGATACCGCGGCGAGCCTGGAACGCCTCTTCTACGGCATGGCGATCGCCGCGCTGCTGGCTGTGGTGATCGGCGCGGTCATCGGCATCCTGCCGCTGGGAAGGGCGTTCTTCTCGCCCTTCGTGGCGGCGTTCTCGCTGATCCCGCCGATCACGGTGCTGCCGATCCTCTTCATCGTGCTGGGGCTCGGCGAGGCGGCGAAGGTGGGGCTCATCGTGGTGGGCACCGCGCCACTGATGATCCGCGCCGTCGCCCAGGCGATCCTCGACCTGCCGCGCGAGGAGATCATCCGCGCCCAGACGCTCGGCGCCAGTTCGCTGCAGCTCACCATGCGCGTGGTGCTGCCGCAGATGTGGCCCCACCTGATCCGGGCGGTGCGGATGGGGCTGGTCCCGGCCTGGATCTTCCTCGTCTCGGCGGAGGCGATCGCGGCGACGGAGGGGCTCGGCTACCGCATCTTCCTCGTCCGCCGCTACCTCGCGATGGACGTCATCATCCCGTACGTCGTGTGGATCACCGTGCTCGCGTACGTGATCGACAGGGTGCTTGCCATCCTGTCACGCCGGCTGTTCCCCTGGGCGCATCTGACGGGGGACGGCCTATGA
- a CDS encoding carbohydrate ABC transporter permease has protein sequence MTKTENNKAWFLVLPVLLLVAMNAIIPLMTVVNYSLQESFIAGFWDWVGTRHYEDVLHSERFHAALIRQFAFTFIILAIEVPLGVAVALAMPRKGAWASVCLVLMALPLLIPWNVVGAIWNIFALPEIGLLGWGLNSLGFNYNYTNQPVSAWFTVILMDVWHWTSLVVLLAYAGLQSIDEAYYRAAKIDGASRWAVFRYIQLPKMKTVLIIAILLRFIDSFMIYTEPFVLTGGGPGNATTFLSIDLVKAAVGEFNLGIAAAMSIIYFLMTLLVCWLFFTLMTKDKEAGQ, from the coding sequence ATGACCAAGACCGAGAACAACAAGGCCTGGTTCCTCGTCCTGCCGGTGCTCCTCCTGGTGGCGATGAACGCGATCATCCCGCTGATGACGGTGGTGAACTACTCCCTCCAGGAGAGCTTCATCGCCGGCTTCTGGGACTGGGTCGGCACCCGCCACTACGAGGACGTGCTGCACTCCGAGCGCTTCCACGCCGCGCTGATCCGCCAGTTCGCGTTCACCTTCATCATCCTCGCCATCGAGGTTCCGCTGGGGGTCGCCGTCGCGCTGGCGATGCCGCGCAAGGGCGCCTGGGCGTCGGTCTGCCTCGTCCTCATGGCGCTGCCGCTGCTGATTCCGTGGAACGTGGTCGGCGCGATCTGGAACATCTTCGCGCTGCCCGAGATCGGACTTCTCGGCTGGGGCCTCAACTCGCTGGGCTTCAACTACAACTACACCAACCAGCCGGTGTCGGCCTGGTTCACCGTCATCCTGATGGACGTCTGGCACTGGACCTCTCTCGTCGTGCTCCTCGCCTACGCCGGACTGCAGTCCATCGACGAGGCGTACTACCGCGCGGCGAAGATCGACGGGGCCTCGCGCTGGGCCGTGTTCCGCTACATCCAGCTGCCGAAAATGAAGACCGTGCTGATCATCGCGATCCTGCTGCGCTTCATCGACTCGTTCATGATCTACACGGAGCCCTTCGTCCTGACCGGCGGCGGCCCCGGCAACGCGACGACGTTCCTCTCGATCGACCTCGTGAAGGCGGCGGTTGGCGAGTTCAACCTCGGCATCGCGGCGGCCATGTCCATCATCTACTTCCTGATGACGCTGCTCGTCTGCTGGCTCTTCTTCACCCTGATGACCAAGGACAAGGAGGCCGGCCAATGA
- a CDS encoding winged helix-turn-helix domain-containing protein has protein sequence MSDTIRQIGFVQVDSVSTVARAHHMILYARHHRYRPGTLTRLLDQRLLFEGWTHDASLIPMAFWPYWRRRFRTAEAALRERWGDRHGRDLSQCDEVLAHIRDNGPTLSRDFEEEKSSAGWWNWQPSKVALEFLWRTGQLSVCHREAFQKVYDLTERVVPPDIHAHEVTDEEIVDWAAEAALERLGFATPRQLADFFELITTAEAEGWLSRNAGRLRRIGITLADGTVRPAYAFADGAPLETAGPTARLRIVSPFDPMVRDRRRTEALFDFHYRIEIYVPKPKRRYGYYVFPILEGDRFVGRIDMTRGTSGALEVTGVWPEPGVRFGAARARALEAELTRLARFAGCEGVVFLDGWLRD, from the coding sequence GTGAGCGATACGATCCGCCAGATCGGCTTCGTGCAGGTGGATTCGGTGTCCACCGTCGCGCGGGCGCATCACATGATCCTCTACGCCCGCCACCATCGTTACCGTCCCGGCACGCTGACCCGCCTCCTCGACCAGCGGCTGCTGTTCGAGGGGTGGACGCACGACGCCAGCCTCATTCCGATGGCGTTCTGGCCGTACTGGCGGCGCCGCTTCCGCACCGCCGAGGCGGCCCTGCGCGAGCGCTGGGGCGACCGGCACGGCCGCGACCTCAGCCAGTGCGACGAGGTCCTCGCCCACATCCGCGACAACGGCCCCACCCTGTCGCGCGACTTCGAGGAGGAGAAGTCCTCCGCCGGGTGGTGGAACTGGCAGCCCAGCAAGGTCGCGCTCGAGTTCCTCTGGCGCACCGGGCAGCTCTCCGTCTGCCACCGCGAGGCGTTCCAGAAGGTCTACGACCTCACCGAACGCGTCGTTCCGCCGGATATCCACGCCCACGAGGTCACCGACGAGGAGATCGTCGACTGGGCAGCCGAGGCGGCGCTGGAGCGGCTCGGCTTCGCCACGCCCCGCCAGCTCGCCGACTTCTTCGAGCTGATCACCACCGCCGAGGCGGAGGGCTGGCTGTCGCGCAACGCCGGCCGGCTGCGCCGCATCGGGATCACCCTCGCGGACGGCACCGTGCGCCCGGCCTACGCCTTTGCCGACGGCGCCCCGCTGGAGACCGCCGGTCCGACCGCGCGGCTTCGCATCGTCAGCCCCTTCGACCCCATGGTGCGCGACCGCCGCCGCACGGAGGCCCTGTTCGACTTCCACTACCGGATCGAGATCTACGTGCCGAAGCCGAAGCGCCGCTACGGCTACTACGTGTTTCCGATCCTTGAGGGGGACCGCTTCGTCGGTCGGATCGACATGACGCGCGGAACCTCCGGCGCGCTCGAGGTGACCGGGGTGTGGCCGGAGCCGGGCGTGCGATTCGGCGCCGCGAGGGCGCGGGCGCTGGAGGCGGAGCTTACCCGCCTCGCCCGCTTCGCCGGCTGCGAGGGCGTGGTCTTCCTGGACGGCTGGCTGCGCGACTAG